Within Larus michahellis chromosome 5, bLarMic1.1, whole genome shotgun sequence, the genomic segment ATCCCAAAGAAATCCTTCCCTGAACAAGGCAGAAAGTCAGAATGTTAATCAAATCCAGCCAAGTGAAACTAAAACTGTGGAAAAAGACATTGTTGCATCATTAGCTGAAAATTTAGCTGCTCGAGAACAGAACATTAGCAGAGAACCTCcaataaaaaaggaagatggtGAACAGAGACTACTAATGAACTCTGTTACAGAGAAAAAAGATTGCAATGGAAAAGATAAACTTCATGGACCTAGCTCTGTTACTGGAAAGTCTCCAGAACTGGCTTTTCAACATGCTCTTATGAGCAGTGGGGAAGACATTTTATCTGGGACATTGAAAGACATTTATGACGAAACTGTCATGAATctttttgaacaggaaaaaaaggcagtagtCGAATCTTCAAAAGGGGTAGAAAGTGAAGAACATAGACTGACAGAGCAAATGAAAGGCAGTAAAACGGAAACAAATCATGAGATTTGTAGGAATGACCTGATTACCTTCACTTCCTCAGTACAAACATGTGATCTTACTGCTATGAATCCTTCTATGAATGATTCAGAAGAAGTACAAAAATCTAGGCGCTGGATGTACAAAGAGTAAGCACATATCCTTTTTAGGAACAGATATACATAAATATTGCTTATTAGCACACATACAAACATCTGTGGGCCCAGAAACTCAATATGTTGCTTTATTGAACAGCTACTGGTCGTGCACGTAATAGCAGTTTACAACTTAAGCATGCACAATGAAGATCTTCCGTTTGGTCTAAAGTAAACTCTTAACTTTCTGTTtgattgcatatttttttttatgccagaGGGGGACTGAGTCACAGCCAGTAAAGTCAATAATTCCCAAATTGTTGGAAACCAGTAGGAAAGGACCCCAAATAATCAGTTTTATAATAATTTGTAAGCTGTTCTGAAAAAACCTAAACATAAAAATTTTCATGATTTTCCCATCTATtcataaagatatatttttataaattatctgCTTATGCTACAATGCAGCACATCATCATAGTAAagtactaattaaaaataaaagacaccACTCCACCCAAAATAtaaatgtcctggtttgacgtaaaacagaactaattttctgatttgtaattttactttttagctgggcctcttctaactgactaaagcctgaaattaacagcatattgttcagaaactgttcactctcagagtgataagacctgattataccagggaacggtatgcacagaggctcttgcttatacttattgctataacaaccaaggtcaggtaacttcgctgcttgccccgttagagggtcggaagcggagaagcgtagaggggtcccacctgcagggaggagcagacgggacaggtgacccaaaactgaccaacagggtattccatgccatctgcatcatgctcagtataaaagctgagggatcaaaggggcaaggctgctctggtttgctctttcttcaatggccgacattggaggaggaccctgtctgtttgtctgtctttgatcccgatccgagcattcctgactctagttctggaattcagctcctgtccgtcgctgactgcagtctgggactttccctgtgtctgctggtgatgtgatcgtcgtcctgggagctggatacggttttgtatatattgtatactttttttttctcctttaatttttattattctattattatttactattttcttatttattattattttcattaaagtagtttagttctttttctaaacttataaatctccttatctcttcctctcctctctgaggagagaggaggggggagggtcatctgtcgttctgattggccaatccggccaaaaccacgacaataaGAATAACATTTTCTACTCTTTTTGCTCCAGATTCCTAGTGGAAGAGAGTGGTAAGAATGAACGTACAGTAGCTTGTTTTATTAAAGCCCCTGCCACTGCTCTGGAGAATCTGAAGTGCAAGATAGCCAATGACACTAGTTCCTTGGTGGTGGATGATTCTGAGGAGCTCATCAGCAACGTCATCAGTATTGAATGCTCTGATTATGAGAAAGCAATCCCTTTCCCTATCAACATTGCAATCCCATTTACTTCATGCTTCAGAGGAAATTATCGGGAGATTATGGTGAAGGTGACTGATGTGAACTTTCAATCAAAATACTTAACTCCTATTTCTTTGGAGAGATACCAAGGAAACCATAAGGTTAGTAACCTCTCATCTAAGCATTGTAGAGGCTTAACTCCAGTTAAGCCTCTGTGGAATTATACTAGTAAAGACGTCCTTATTAATCTGTATTGCCCACTATGTGGGGTTAATTTGAActtttcttcctactttttcaAGAACTAATTCTATTTGAAACGTAGTATTTAACAGAGTCCCTTTTTTTACTCATAATGTTAACGCAAGTGCTTGATCCCAATATACTAATGGTTGAGTAATGGTTCGTGACTTTTGTAAATAAGTGTAATACGTTACATTTTTTGATAAAAGTAAAAACTTAAGGGGAATTATTTGGTATTCAGATCACAGAGAAGTAACACAATTCTACGTGTATGACTCCAAACTGCATCTCAAAGAAACACAGGatagtttcttttttaactacAGAAGAGTTTCATTGGGACAGATTCATCAACCAGTTTACAAGCTTATTTCATTTCACCCCAATCATACACTGCAATATGAACGACAGCACATGAGGACTAGAGCTCACCAGATAACTGGGCATCCAGATGGcaataatatttaatttattttcatttcacaccTTACTCTATAAATAATGTTGCCTTCTCAAAATGCTAATGCGCTGTAGAACACAGAGTCCTTTGCTTCCCATGTGCTCTAACCCCACATTCTCTTTACGCAGGAAAACTTTGCAGAAGTGAAAATTTATCAGCTGGGTGTTTTTTCTGTGGTGTCATgcttaaagaaagaaacatttactgttccAAATATAGGACTCTTACAAAAGCTGAGCGTGGATTCTAGAATCTCTTTCTATTACCCTCCAGAAACATTCAGTTCTCCAGCACCCATGCAATTAAAGGTGAGCTTGAAATACATAATACTCGTCCCGCAAGTCTGTTAGCTGATCCGTTCTGAAGGAAGGATGCCAATCACGTTaaagggcaacctgttccattattagaaaaagtgaaaagtgGTTGCAGCTCCACATCCTGTATACACAGCAAATGGTTTCCTGCCAATTTTGTTAAAGCCACATAATATCGTCAGTAGTCAATGATATCTGTAGCAAAAAGGAAGAACCATCTACTTTGTCTAATATACTTCAGAAAATATTGGTGTTTTCAACAATGACATAAGCATCAACTCCAAATCTCAACTGCTTGGCACAGCATTTAAGTTAATGGAACAATTTTTCTCATCTGACCTTCATCATTTGTACCAGGCAGTGCAACAGAAGGGTTTGTCACCTCTTCTGAGAATAATCTTAAAATTTGCATCAGTTATAATgtgtttctcccttcccccataAAAGCATTGATTTGGAAGTACAAAGCAGATAAAATtatcagtgaaaaaaatacagatttgaaaaaTCTTAGAAAACTATCAAACTCTGAGGGAGCTCAGGTGTTTCAAAACTTTAACTCAAAGCAGGAACaaaacaatcaaaatattttagtcCGTAAAGGCTCCAGTTTTTGATGACTCTCAAGCATTTGGTTGTGTATTGTATAAAGTGCTGATATGTTGTTAGAGTTGTTCCTGGTTATAGAGAGGAGCCTAAAGCTTCTGTAATGTAATCCAGTTCCAAAAGataaacctgtttttaaaaagccaggGATGTCAGAGAAGATTTATTCATTTGCAAATTAATTGTACAATTGCTTTCCATATTCAGGTTCAGCCAATTGAACCATCATTGGTTTCCACCTTGAAAGCAAGACACGATATGTACCACTCGGTGGTATCTACTAGCGCACTGGTTTATGTCCAGCATCCTTCAGCCCAACCATTTAACAGCGCAGTCACTATTACTCTACCCTGTCCtccaaacccagaaaaaaaaagtcaaggagaTGAGACAGAACATGCAAGAGCCATTACTGCTACAGTAAAGAGGGTTGCTATGGCATACCATTCTCGGTAAGAACAACTTCACTAcaaattcagcattttcaaaacatgaattatttttaacagttgctgattaatattttttttgtattaaaaatgtattagttCTTTAATACACTCTGCTATACTTAGAAACACTGTTAGAAACACTAAAGCAAATCCCCACAATTCTCATGCTATAGCTTCACCATGAAAATTCATATAGCATTTGATGTATAATCTTTAGGTATGCTGACCACGGCTAACCACTGTATTTCTAACAGGAGTCAGGATGAAAAGTGAGTGAgttttttttcagcaagaaatGTTCAGCCATTTTCACCAAAGCCAAACATTGAACATAGAGAATAACTATGTCTCAAAGCTGCTGTGTTCATTATTTTACCAGTTGGTGGTTTGGCTACCCTGGCCTTTGAATTTTCTGATCTCTACTTCTACACATTCCAATGGCTGCCTGAGTCAAAAGTTATGACACAACAGTTGGGAGTAGGTCAATTTTGTGGTAACTGCTGCACTTGGTAAAGGCCCATATTTTTCCAAAGCACTCACTACAAAATTCCTAAAACTTAGACTTTTTGGAATGtcttaaaaaatcattaaaatgtgGGGACTcgtaaaaaaaatctctaaatttCAATAAATTTTCAGTTCAATAAAATTTATCCATCATGCAAAAAGGATATGGATAAAACTTTTGGGTGAAAAAAAGGCCAAAGCTGATCTCATCTATTTTGACAGTCAGCAAAATAGATGTTGTTTTTACCATcccatgcaggaaaaaaataaatctgaacttACCATTTGATAGTTGTCCTTTCCGTTCTGCTACCATGGGCAACTCCAGATTCAGAAAGGCTTACTGGGATTTCTTGATAGGGACTAGGTTGGGACAACAGTCAGCTTTGAAGTACTTCTACTTTACATCGTTAAAGGGTTAGCTTATTCCTACTGTACTAAACATTAcctttttcaaaattcatttataTACCAGGATTATGATTAtcttgaaaagaagaaaggcaCAATGGAGAAGGCAGACAATGTTCTagctttccatttctgaaaaactTCTCAGATCATGTTTTAAAGAGCTTACACTCACGTTGGTCTTTTAACAATTATATCACTTATGTACTCTAGAGTACAGTTCCAGATGTAAATTTTCAGCAAGGTGGGAAAAACACAGGTAGTCAtcaaggaaagcagaaggaaaagtagAGCTACAGGatctatttttcattatattttttcctataatttGACTTTCCAGGGCTGTGAGTGCATCTGTGAGAAAAAATGGGGAGAATCTCAGTGATACTTTGAAATTATTAGGtcacagaaacaaagcagaggggTGGAAGGTGTTCGATGATGTTATTATCCAGAATGCACGGAATGGGCTTGTATCATTTGAACTAAATGAGCATTTAGAAAGGTAATGTatgaataatttaataaaattttatttactaaAATATTTACTTCCAAGTAATTGAAATTAGTAGAGTTAAGAAATCATCCACTATTAATAATTAACTTTCCAGCATCTCTTTATTCCACTTTGCAGTATAAGATCATTTAGATTTGTTACTTGtaattacagaaaatacaaatatgcttaaatattttttcatctgcaGACTGTGCacaatataatatatacaaaatttGAAACAGGAAATGCAGATATTAATCTTAATATGAAAATGTGATTTAGGTCTCTAACTACAAAACCATAACATTTTTTGGAATTTCTTACTAGGAAATATTATCTTACTTTCATCTAAAATTTGTATGTATTTGAATTCATAGATACAGAGTCAATATACTCTACACTACAGAAGCAGGCAAATTTCTACCCTTTCATATGTCGGAAACAAGAATGAAAAGGAGGTAGCAAAAGATCCATTGGAGACTGAGCCCTGTATTATTTTGAGTAATAAATTGTTAGCAGTTGATAAAATGATTTAAGATagagttctttattttcttgtttggtttttttttttttgcctttttttttttttttaaaatacagctttgtggTCATTCGCCTTTCGTTCCTCTTGGAAAACACGTATCTTCTCCTCTTTGCTCAAGCTCTGGAAGAAGCTGTTTATAGCACAATGGCTAATGTGATACTGTACCGGAAAAGAGAAAACCCATATAAAATAGTAGTTTTGTTATCTGCATCCAAAGAATTGACCTGGGAACTTCAAAAGCTCCATGAGGACGGCTACTTTGGTCCCCCAGAACCTACGCAGCAGTTCCCATTAAGAGAAGGAGAGCAGATTCATTTTAGATTTAGAGGCAATATTTTTGCTTCAGGTAAGGTAATTAATTCATGCATCTGGATGAACAGTACCAATCACCTCAGGTGTTCAGAAATACTGTTTGTGAACATTAGTAGATTGGGGTTAGTCACAGCGCATGtagttatttcagtgttttatttcttgGAAATGATAGCTGCATGAACTACATAGGACACTGTTGTGACTGTAAAATAAAAGGTACTAGCTGAACAAAATCCCCAGCAACCTGCTtagatgaccctgctttgaggagggaggttggacaagatgatcttcagagatctcttccaacctctGCTGTGCTGTCAAAACTGGTCCCCCAGAAGCAGCtagtattttatcttttatttcaaaagggCAAGATTCCATCAATGgctttttaatataaagaatatTTGATAGGAGTGAAACAGattccaaacaaaaagaaacaggctGCTATTTTATGTGTGTAAAGTCACTTAAAGTAGGCAAGATTAAACACTGAAATGCAGGgcaaaatgttgctttttgtGAGTAGCACTATGAATTGAGGTGATGAGAGAGAGTTGTTATGCTGTTTCCATTAGCAGCCTCAAAAATTCCATGCACTAGCTGCCACCATTCAGAGATGTGCTTAAAGGGAGAAGACATAAGAAGCCTCAGAAAAATTTTCACACAAAATTACATattatctctttggtcagttttggaaagaacatataaatatatatttggcTCTCTGAACATTTTGTACATAAACTCTCCCATTGAAATCTCTGTTTACCCTAAAGGAAGGATTGTTCTTCAAAAACGGAAGTCTGCGGCCCCCAGGGAATGCCTGCCTGTCTCTGCAAAGGACAGTGTTATAGACATATCAATTAAAATGGAATTACAAATCCTAAAAATGCTCCTACCTCCCTAACTCCATTCATTTTGGTGTTACAGATAGAGAAATATCCACCTAAACAACTAGAAAGCATATAATTTGCATTCCATTcacaaaaccattttatttttatttctatgttatGTATTTTATCCTGTTCCATGTTCCTTACTTTTCAACTTGTAGCACAGCCTTCACCACTTACTCCTTATGCCAACAATTCAAGGGCTAAGACAGATAACTATGAAGACATTTCAATTACTGAAGCAGGCTGGCAGGAACATTTGAACCTCAGATGTTCAATAAAAAGTAACAAATATGATATAGAACAACCAAATGTTATATGATTAGCTCTGACTCACCCTAATGAATTCTTTTAGATGCCACACCTCTAAatgcaatgtaaaaaaaattatttttttttttttgtatgggcTGCAGAGAACGGAAAAGATTTTAGAAAAGTCTACAGGCTGATTTTTCATTCACAAAGAAAACCCAGGCTGGAGCTCCAGACTAAAGAAGTGGATGAATTTGGCAACCACAGTTCACCTCATTACAAAGGAACAGCGGTGTTTTATAAAATTACCAGAGAGATGATAACCAAGAAATGGGAACAACCCTTGCCATATGGTGAATATGAACACCAGTCTCCACTGTGTAAATTAGCACTAACATTACCAAAGGTGGGTTTCTCACTTCATAATGTTAgagatctttccttttttcccttgccaCATATTTGTTAGGCAAAAGGATCTTGGTATGACTTTTGCTTTACAGATACACACAGGAGTCACTGATGGAGAAGTTCTGATCCATCAGCAATATACAAACACCCTCAGAGTTTCTCTTAGCAGGTGGGAGGGACCCTCATCCAAGCATGAGCTTGGGAAAAATTGTTTAGCAGAAGTTTTTCACCCATTTGCTCTCCCCAAACGGTATGGCCCTGAGAAAGCATTAGTTAAATTTCAGTTATATACTTCTTGCATCCTTGTCTTGGGAGTGCAGAATTGCAAACTGTAGGAGCATTAAACAGTTCATGTAACCTATCTTTCTCCTATCACCTGATTCTCATATTATGCCTGATTAGCCTCTGCAATACAGACATGTGGGCAATTATCTCTATCTCTGGTGAAAGCTTTTGCTACATAAATTAATCTTTAATATACCTACAGTGAAATCTCATTGTAATCTTTTCAAAGAGCCTAGATATCAGCACCCTATATTGTACAAAATGCTGCCACTAGACTACTGCTATCAAATTTGCATacatttaaatatcaaaataCGTACAGTAACACTTGGTCTAAATCTCTGGTGACAAGCAGTAGCAGTAACATCTCCCTCTTCTTGAATGTAATTCACTCTTCCTTAAGCTATCACCTGCAAATGTATCTTTTATTTCATAAGCATAGCTCTTGATTTCTCTCATCTCCATTCTCCCAAGTATAAATTAAGAACAGTTAGCTGCAGAAGATTTTAAGAGTTATCTTTCAGTGACCAACTCCATAAAAAATATAAGTTTTATTTTGAGAACCACATGCTTTCAAGCACTTTGCTTTTCCATAAGGCTAGCATTCCATGTGCATTATTCACAGAGAGGGAAATACAAACTCTTAAGGTTCAGTGggatgattaaaataaataaataaataaatctgtggcACACCCTAGGCATCAGTTAGTTTTCTTCCATCCATCTGTCTAGCTTCCATCCTGTTGTTACACTTTATTTAATCTTACTGCGTAATAAGAATAAGATTTAAAGGGTTGAACTGCATTTGTATTAAACCCCAAAGGTAATGATCAAATGTCTTAGATTTGGGTTGGCATCTATGGTCTACTCCTATACATATTAGTCCCTAAGCGTTCTATTCAGAGTTTTCAAAACAAGTATTTCTGACTACCCCTTTTCTCATACTAAATTTAAGGCCGTGTTTCCTCTTTCCCAATCTGGTTGAGACCTTGAAGTCTGGTCGGTCTGCGTAAGTGTGTGACAATATATAATATATGTGGGTACACAGTAGCACCCAGGCAACCTActcatttaaatggaaaaaaaaccctagaggACTGTATAAAATGATCATTGTTGGTAAATTAGAAATGAAGTCAAAGCTCAGGAATGGTGACAGCTTCTGGGAACAGTTTCTCTACATCTCTGAGTAGTGGCTCTACTTTCAACTGAAAAGTTCAAGCACAGAGGACCCAAGTTCGATGCATAAAAAGTCTGCTTACAGAGAAAAGGTTATTACATATTTCAGAAAATCAATGTTGCAGCAccttgcaaataatttttcttttgcttcttgtaaatatatttaaagaggTGCACTTCAAAAGAGTTAGAATCttcattaaatgtattaaattttGAAGAATTATAAAACATCAATGAATTTATTTGACTTTAGTGAATAATTAGTAAATGAAATACAACATACCTTACTATTGGTATATAAATACACAAGGCAAATGGGAATTTCACCAACACCACTGGCTAGTGATATGTAACATTCATTAATACAAAGTTATATTGTTGTGTACTCTTTTGCTCTTCATACCTTCTTCCAGCCAAGTAAATCTTGAATTCCATAGTGAATAGACTCACagaaattttaagaataaaaaatattctcttttggCTGGTTTGCTGCCTGaaagattggaaaaaaaagagtagggaAAAGTGGTTCATTTTCTTAAGGGAAGATGATTAGTAGTAAAGTTCCACCCAGATCCATGATAACATATTCAGGAGAACTTTTCAATAATTAAGTGAAAAGTCTGATGACAGTACAAAATATTCAGAGTACTAAAGTTGTCTGTGAAAAATCACAGCATATTATGATAGTGAGCAGCTAGAAAATAAACCAGATAATTTAGATGTCAATAAGTGTTTTGTTGGGGTGGAAGTACATACCTAATTTTATACTGCTAGACTCTAAATTACCTATTACCACTCAAAACCCAAAAAAGTCTTTGGTCATTTTGCTCCCTGAAAACTTCCAGagcaatatataatatatattcagCAGCAAATAAAAGGTAAGCAGAATGTTCTAAATTATTAGAACAACAAAGCTGAGAACAAGATTATGCCATATATCTATGAGGCATCCACATCATGACTGTACTCTGCAATTCTGGTCACAGAACTCAGAAAAAGGAtttggaagaagaggaaagaaagaaggcgATCAGAAACATGGAGTGGTTCTAGGTAGAGAGACAATACATTGACGACAACACTTCAGGCAGTTTCAACAGACGTTGAAATATTGTATAAACTTATGAATATTATGGAGGAACTGAAAAAGGAATTATTATATCCCCTTTCACAGGATATAAGAACAGTGATATTGGTAAGTGGCAGGTGTGACCAGCAATATAAAAGAACATACTTTTTACATACAGAAGGTGAACTGAACTCATTTTCACAGAGTATTTGCAGCagttaaaaatgtgtttgagTTCAAAAAGGAATAGATtggaagagagacagacagaacCATATATTAAACATAATGATCCAGATGCAATTAAATGCCAGAGCAATGAAAAGGAAATTCTACTTACTTACCATATCttattatatgtttttaaattattaacagtGATGAAAACACTGACAGTAAAAATTAACATAAGAACCTGTATCATCTTTTATCCTGTTTTTACTATCCATGATCTGATCAACCTATTTGAATCAGATATATCTTCACATTTACATGGGCTTTCTAATGAataaaagaaatagaaggaaatagCTAAAATTGGTTGAGAAAACAGTTAGGGAGAAATATAATGTACTAATTATACAAACAACTACACCAGCCATCTGTCAAATGCAATCGCTATTTaccatttcattaaaatacaagtCTTGTGTTAATTCTCATATGATATGAACCAAGACTGGCACTGTCTGTAATTAGTCTTATGCTGATGCTCTAAATATATATTACCAAAGCAGCTAGAACTACCTGACAACATTTGTGCACAGAGACATACACTTAAGCAATGATCCTTCAGTTTTGCTGGTTTCTACCACATGCATGCCACTACAGTACAGCAGTTATGCTGCCCCAAATCTCTTAAGGATATCAAAACATAATGCTCTGTGTACATATCTGACCTATCGATAATGGTGGGTTGTTTATAGTATTGCTCACACTAACACAGCTGCTTTCAGAATTCCAGTTGTCACAGTAAGGCTCTCAAGCCTTAATTGTGAACTAGTTCACTCTAAATTGTAGTGTTGTTGATGGACTTCTCACTTGCTCCCAGTATGCTAGGGGAGGCTTTCATGGGTTGGGAATAAAATCCCCAAAatagcagtaaatgcaaggcaaGAACAGCAAAGTTTATTTATATTTCTACTACTTTGTTGAGTTAATAAATGTCTTATGTTTAGTTTAACCATGTTAACACATTATATGAGATCACAAACACTCAGTGTTGCCAGTAACAATAGAAATCTTctcagcaaaatgaaataaagttttggctttttctttttttttggcagcttgTAAAGTTAGAACCATCCACAATGCCTGGTTTCAGTTGTGACAAAGACAGATGGAATCTTTTTAAGGCAAACATTCTGACTACATTTGCActcatttctgtaaaatttcCACCTAATTTCTCTTGAATTGTGGAGAGAAGAGAGTAACTATATAGACTATAAGCCATTTTTGTATGTATGTGCCCACATTATCCACACTTCTACAAATATATTTCTGACGGTGGTCAAAGCAGTGGTTGTTTCCTTTGTATGCAACCATTCACATCAGTTTTTAGTTTAAGCATGCTACAGTTGTAGCATGTTTACTTCTGAGTAAGCTGATCTTCACTAACAATTCCTATTTATGCAGCTTTCATTTCCTCAGCATTAGAAAACACTGGTTGGTCAAACCTGTTATTTTCAACACAAGTTAAACATAGTGGATTAAGTTCTGATGTCAAGTATGTGCGTGCATATCAGTaatatttcttctgatttcaAAGCAGTTGTATTTATGTGAAACTGGGCTAAAGAATTTAAAAGgttaatttctccttttctgcctgtCCTGTTTGATATGCTACTAGAGTCTGGTCATGTCTGAGAGGTCTATTTGACAGAGCACTTCAGTAATACTGGCTGAAATCAGAATGCTTTGCAAAAAGAGATTGTTGTAATACATACAATCATTATCAAATTACTATTCTGCTGAAGTTTTAAGTCTAATGACTGTATAACAGCAAAATAGCATGTGATCCTCTGCTTCAGAAAGGCAGTTGCTTAGCTAATTGAAGGGTCTTCCAGACTAGAAAACTGCTTTGACCGCTAAAAGTATTTTCCTTACTCTGTCAACCAGCACAGTGGGACCACATGCCCGTGCAGTTGAACCGTGGGTGAATTTAGCGCTTCACCACAGATACTTAATATTTAAAGGCAGATTTAATGTTTTAGATCTAATGCATTGTATATTATTACACTATTCCTAGACAATACTCATTTTCAATTCTTATAATTTTTACTACTATTTTAACATTAAGTAGCATAAAGTGGTTCAGATTAAAGTCAATGCATGGGTAATTGAGTTCATCTACAATAACTTTGAAAATCTCATACAGACCTTTGAGGTGCTAAATTCTCATTAATGaatgaaaataagtttaaatatAAATGCATAATTAAACGAAGGCAAAAAAAGCTGTCTTGGAAGAAAAACAATGCCCCCTTCTGGAAGAGCTTTATATTCTCTTtattttgagggctttttttagCTGTGTTATGCTGTCTTCACACTGGGACACGTGCAGTGACAGAATTGCTGTAGAAGCAGGCAAGAGAGGCAGATTCAGATCTCAAGAGGAGAACAGCACAGGACACTTTTGCGCTGCCAAGCAGTGCATACCGTCTGCATCCTGTGGACGCTGAAAGCCCCTACCAAGATGACTGAGTACAGGCCTGATGAAAAGTTGTTTAATTCACAGGTGAATAGGTAACAGTTATGATTATATTGACCTTTTGGATATGTAGCTCAGTACATATGAAACACTCCAAATATTGAACAATATATAAAAGTCTGTATTACAAAAGTATTTAAGATAAGCTCAGCAAGACTCTGGCTCAGTATGCCTAGCAGGAGAAGGAGAGTAATTTACCCAGTCAGAATTTCATGCTTTTAattcacaaatggaaaaaagaagcTCAGTGAATAAACCTGGAGCAAGTCTCACATGGAAAGCTGTGCATAAACAGCCAGGTAATACAACTGAATGTGTGTGATGAAAGTAACACGGGCACTAAAAGAGGAcattaaaattacagcttttaaCAAAAAATAGAGCTGAACTTCACTTAATACAAATTAATCTCTTGTGCTCAGTGCTTATGTAATTTCTTGTTCTATATGGAGTAGGAAACAACAGTAAAGCCCACAagactttcttctttctcagtCATAGGGAAAAAggacaaagtattttttctttcttccctgtgttcagaggaaaaaataggaagaacTCTGTGCTTTCTTATGGAACTTGTATTTTCAATTATGATGATTTTTAGTGATTTCTAATTAAAAGTTGAACTATGCAAAATGAATAACTACA encodes:
- the DTHD1 gene encoding death domain-containing protein 1; protein product: MAEGKITPAGKSGQLLEKMWHLNLLARDVLLKSDLDNEGIAEYVHRVISLTKELSRSLSQQLENVTESLQDTCSLLSAFHNKHKESTANPEYNGITDCLQKVKDYLINTVSHLQDAENKLYAASCRQDDNDSQIQTAQNASRETDVFLNIYSEGEATESVQASSSPSQQSQRNPSLNKAESQNVNQIQPSETKTVEKDIVASLAENLAAREQNISREPPIKKEDGEQRLLMNSVTEKKDCNGKDKLHGPSSVTGKSPELAFQHALMSSGEDILSGTLKDIYDETVMNLFEQEKKAVVESSKGVESEEHRLTEQMKGSKTETNHEICRNDLITFTSSVQTCDLTAMNPSMNDSEEVQKSRRWMYKEFLVEESGKNERTVACFIKAPATALENLKCKIANDTSSLVVDDSEELISNVISIECSDYEKAIPFPINIAIPFTSCFRGNYREIMVKVTDVNFQSKYLTPISLERYQGNHKENFAEVKIYQLGVFSVVSCLKKETFTVPNIGLLQKLSVDSRISFYYPPETFSSPAPMQLKVQPIEPSLVSTLKARHDMYHSVVSTSALVYVQHPSAQPFNSAVTITLPCPPNPEKKSQGDETEHARAITATVKRVAMAYHSRAVSASVRKNGENLSDTLKLLGHRNKAEGWKVFDDVIIQNARNGLVSFELNEHLESFVVIRLSFLLENTYLLLFAQALEEAVYSTMANVILYRKRENPYKIVVLLSASKELTWELQKLHEDGYFGPPEPTQQFPLREGEQIHFRFRGNIFASENGKDFRKVYRLIFHSQRKPRLELQTKEVDEFGNHSSPHYKGTAVFYKITREMITKKWEQPLPYGEYEHQSPLCKLALTLPKHEKLIKRPQSTKRISSDSSEALWDNLLYWLAEELAEDNTSLLALCLPVRRSILQLVRLKCPDNLTHQIYELLCCWKKTLPRSADKQRLLSRYLRKSGRSDLSEELRFKWQNKVFT